Within the Streptomyces sp. NBC_00353 genome, the region GGCACCGCACACATCGGCGAGTTCGGCGGCCGCGAGCAGATCGCCGTCGCCAAGGGCGAGATGGTCGAGTCGCTCCCCGAGGACGGGGTCGCCGTCCTCAACGCCGACGACCCGCTCGTGCGCGCCATGTCCTCCCGTACGAAGGCCCGGGTGCTGCTCTTCGGCGAAGCCGCGGATGCGGACGTACGGGGAGAGAAGGTCCGTCTCACCGACGACGGCCGCCCCGCTTTCACGCTCCACACACCCACCGGGTGCAGCGATGTGACCATGCGCCTGTACGGTGAGCACCACGTGTCGAACGCGCTCGCCGCGGCCGCCGTCGCCCATGAGTTGGGCCTGTCCGCAGACGAGATCGCCGAAGCGCTCTCCGAGGCGGGCACCCTCTCCCGCTGGCGCATGGAGGTCACCGAGCGTCCGGACGGCGTGACGTTCGTCAATGACGCCTACAACGCGAACCCCGAATCCATGCGAGCAGCGCTGCGCGCGCTGGTCGCCATGGGGAAGGGCCGGCGTACGTGGGCGGTGCTCGGCCCCATGGCCGAGCTCGGCGACGCCTCGCTCGCCGAGCACGACGCGGTCGGACGGCTCGCCGTCCGGCTCAACGTCAGCAAGCTCGTCGCGGTCGGGGGCAGAGAAGCCTCCTGGCTGCAACTGGGCGCATACAACGAGGGTTCGTGGGGTGAGGAGTCGGTGCACGTGTCCGACGCACAGGCTGCCGTCGACCTGTTGCGCAGTGAACTGCGCGCGGGAGACGTCGTGCTGGTGAAGGCGTCCCGGTCGGCCGGCCTGGAAAAGGTCGCCCAGGCACTGCTGGAGAACTCGACCGAGGGCGAGGTCACCGGCCGATGAGGCAGATCCTCTTCGCGGGGGCCATCGGGCTCTTCCTGACCCTGGTCGGTACCCCGCTGCTGATCAAGCTCCTGGCCCGCAAGGGATATGGGCAGTTCATCCGTGATGACGGCCCGCGCAGCCACGGCAGCAAGAAGGGCACGCCCACCATGGGCGGCATCGCCTTCATCCTGGCCACGCTGATGGCGTACGTCCTGGCGAAGGTGATCACCGGCGAGCAGATGCGCTTCTCCGGTGTGCTGGTCCTGTTCCTGATGACCGGCATGGGTCTTGTCGGGTTCCTCGACGACTACATCAAGATCGTCAAGCAGCGTTCGCTCGGTCTGCGGGCCAAGGCGAAGATGGCCGGCCAGCTGATCGTCGGCATCGCCTTCGCGGTGCTGTCGCTCCAGTTCGCCGACGGCCGCGGCAACACCCCGGCCTCCACCAAGCTGTCGTTCGTCACGGACTTCGGCTGGTCGATCGGCCCGGTGCTGTTCGTGGTCTGGGCGCTGTTCATGATCCTCGCCATGTCCAACGGCGTGAACCTGACGGACGGTCTGGACGGTCTGGCCACCGGTGCCTCCGTGATGGTCTTCGGCGCGTACACCTTCATCGGGCTGTGGCAGTTCCAGGAGTCCTGCGCCAACGCGGTCACCCTGACCAACCCCAACGCCTGCTTCGAGGTCCGCGACCCGCTCGACCTCGCGGTCGTCGCCTCCGCGTTGATGGGTGCCTGCTTCGGCTTCCTGTGGTGGAACACCTCGCCCGCCAAGATCTTCATGGGTGACACCGGTTCGCTGGCACTCGGCGGCGCGCTCGCGGGTCTCGCGATCTGCTCCCGCACCGAGTTCCTGATGGCCATCCTCGGCGGCCTCTTCGTGATGATCACCATGTCCGTGGTCATCCAGGTCGGCTCCTTCAAGATGACCGGCAAGCGGGTCTTCCGGATGGCACCGCTCCAGCACCACTTCGAACTCAAGGGCTGGTCCGAAGTCCTTGTCGTGGTCCGTTTCTGGATCATCCAGGGCATGTGCGTGATCGTCGGACTCGGTCTCTTCTACGCAGGGTGGGCAGCCGCCAAGTGAGCAACCAGGACTGGCAGGGCAAGCACGTCACCGTCGCCGGGCTCGGTGTCAGCGGTATCCCCGCGGCCCGTGTCCTGCACGGCCTCGGCGCCGTCGTCACCGTGGTCAACGACGGGGACGACGAGCGTTCCCGCGCACAGGCCGCCGAGCTGGAGGCGCAGGGAATCACCGTGCGCCTCGGCGACGGGGCGACCCTGCCCGAGTCCACCGAGCTCATCGTCACCACCCCCGGCTGGAAGCCCGACAAGCCGCTCTTCGCAGCAGCCGCCGAGGCGGGCGTCCCGGTCTGGGGCGACGTCGAGCTCGCCTGGCGGCTGCGCGGCCACGACGGCAGGGAGCCGGCCCCCTGGCTCGCGGTCACCGGCACCAACGGCAAGACCACGACCGTCCGGATGCTCGCCTCGATCCTGGAGGCGGCCGGGCTGCGCACAGCGGCCGTCGGCAACATCGGGGTCTCCCTGCTGGACGCGGTGCTCGGCGACGAGACGTACGACGTACTCGCCGTCGAGCTCTCCAGCTACCAGCTGCACTGGGCGCCCTCGCTGCGCGCCCACTCCGCCGTCGTCCTCAACCTGGCGCCCGACCATCTCGACTGGCACGGCTCCATGGAGGCGTACGTCGCGGACAAGGGCCGGATCTACGAGGGAAACCGGATCGCCTGCGTCTACAACGCGGCCGACAAGGCCACCGAGGACCTGGTCCGGCAGGCGGACGTCGAGGAGGGCTGCCGCGCCATCGGCTTCACCCTCGGCACCCCTGGCCCGTCCCAGCTGGGCTTCGTCGACGGCATCCTCGTCGACCGGGCCTTCGTGACCAACCGGCAGAAGCAGGCCCAGGAGCTCGCCGAGGTCGGTGACGTCAACCCGCCCGCCCCGCACAACATCGCCAACGCCCTGGCGGCCGCGGCGCTGGCCCGCGCGTTCGGCGTCGAGCCCAGGGCGGTACGGGACGGGCTGCGGGCCTTCCGTCCCGACGCGCACCGCATCGAGCATGTCGCGGACGTCGCCGAAGTCGCTTACATCGACGACTCCAAGGCCACCAACACCCATGCTGCGGAGGCCTCCCTCGCGGCGTACGACCCGATCGTCTGGATCGCCGGCGGCCTCGCCAAGGGCGCCACCTTCGACGAGCTGGTGAGCGGGGCCGCGAAGCGGCTGCGCGGCGTCGTACTGATGGGCCGCGACCGGGCACTCATCCACGAAGCCCTCACGCGACACGCCCCCGAGGTCCCGGTCGTCGACCTCGACCGGACCGACACTGGGGCGATGTCCGAGGCGGTCCGCGAGGCGGCACGGCTCGCCCGGCCGGGAGACACCGTACTGATGGCCCCGGCCTGCGCCTCCATGGACATGTTCGCCAATTACAACAAGCGGGGCGAGGCATTCGCGGACGCGGTCCGCGCACTCGCCGACGAGAGCGCCTGACGGGCCCGGCCGCCGCGCCGTACTGTCCCGGAGAACCGGGTAGGGGCGGCTCCGCCGCGTGCCCCGGCCCTCGGCAGCAGCCCCGGGCACGAGCAGTGGAGGGGACAGCGACAATGCCGGCCGACGAGAGCTCCGCCGCGCGCGGCACAGGCCGCTCACGGGCGACCGCGGCGATCAGCCGGGCGTTCGCCCCGCCCCTCCTGGTCTCCGCCCGCCCGGCAGGGCCCCCGGCGCCCGCCGGCCTCGCTCTGCGCGGCAGGCTGGCTGCGGGTGCCGGGCGGCGGCCCGCGGTGCCGCGCTCCAGGGGCCACGACGGCTCCGGCCCGCGCACCCCCCGCAGGAGCAGTGGTGTGCGGCGGATGTACGAGCAGGCACGCCGGGCCTGGGACCGCCCGCTGACCGCGTACTACCTGATCCTCGGCGCCGGCCTGCTGATCACCGTGCTCGGCCTGGTGATGGTCTACTCCGCCTCGATGATCAAGGCGCTGGAGCTGGACAAGCCCGGCACGTATTTCTTCCGTAAACAGTTCCTCGCCGCCGTCATCGGCTCCGCGCTGCTGGTGATCGCCTCCCGGATGCCCGTCAAGCTCCACCGGGCGCTCGCCTACCCGCTGCTCATGGGTACGGTCTTCCTGATGGTGCTGGTCCAGGTACCAGGGGTAGGGATGTCGGTCAATGGCAACCAGAACTGGCTCTATCTGGGCGGCCCCTTCCAGCTCCAGCCCAGCGAGTTCGGCAAGCTGGCCCTGATCCTCTGGAGCGCCGATCTGCTCGCCCGTAAACAGGACAGGCGGCTGCTGACACAGTGGAAGCACATGCTGGTGCCCCTCGTCCCGGTCGCCTTCATGCTCCTAGGGCTGATCATGCTCGGCGGTGACATGGGAACTGCGATCATTCTCACCGCGATCCTCTTCGGCCTGCTCTGGCTGGCCGGGGCGCCGACCCGGCTCTTCGCCGGGGTGCTCGCCGTCGCGGGAGTCCTTGCCTTCCTGCTGATCAAGACCAGTCCGAACCGGATGTCACGCCTCAGCTGCATGGGGGTCAGCGAACCCGGCCCCGACGGCTCGTGCTGGCAGGCCGTGCACGGCATCTATGCTCTGGCGTCCGGCGGATTGTTCGGATCCGGGCTGGGTGCGAGTGTGGAAAAATGGGGCCAACTGCCCGAACCTCACACCGACTTCATCTTCGCCATCACCGGGGAGGAACTGGGGTTGGCGGGGACGCTGTCGGTGCTCGCCCTCTTCGCGGCTCTAGGCTATGCGGGTATCCGCGTGGCCGGACGCACGGAGGACCCCTTCGTGAGGTACGCCGCGGGAGGTGTGACCACCTGGATCACGGTCCAGGCCGTGATCAATATCGGTGCGGTGCTCGGCCTGCTGCCGATCGCCGGGGTCCCTCTCCCGCTGTTCTCCTACGGAGGATCGGCCCTGCTGCCGACCATGTTCGCTGTCGGGCTGCTGATCGCGTTCGCGCGAGAGGAACCCGCCGCGAAGGCGGCCCTGGCCATGCGGAGGCCCGGGGTGAGATGGAAGACGATGAGACGGCGCGTCAAGAAGCGTCCGTCCGGAGAGCGGTGAATTTCGGTGCATGTCGTACTCGCCGGTGGGGGGACCGCCGGCCACATCGAGCCCGCGCTTGCCCTCGCGGATGCCCTGCGCAGGCAGGACCCGAGCGTGGGAATCACTGCCCTGGGCACGGAGCGCGGACTCGAGACCAGGCTCGTACCCGAGCGGGGGTACGAACTGGCGCTGATCCCGGCCGTTCCGCTGCCGCGCAAGCCCACCCCTGAACTGATCACTGTCCCGGGGCGGCTGCGCGGCACCATCAAGGCCGCCGAGCAGATCCTGGAGCGCACCAAGGCGGACTGCGTCGTCGGCTTCGGCGGCTATGTCGCGCTGCCCGGCTACCTGGCCGCCAAGCGGGCCGGGGTGCCGATCGTCGTCCATGAGGCAAACGCCCGGCCGGGCCTGGCCAACAAGATCGGTTCCAGGTACGCACACGGGGTCGCCGTGTCCACCCCGGACAGCAAGCTGCGCGGTGCCCGCTACATCGGAATCCCGCTGCGCCGCACCATCGCCACCCTGGACCGGGCCCGGGTCCGCCCGGAGGCGCGCGACGCGTTCGGCCTCGACCCCAACCTGCCGACGCTGCTGGTCTCCGGCGGTTCGCAGGGCGCCCGCCATCTCAACGAGGTGATCCAGCGGGTCGCCCCGCTGCTGCAGCGCTCCGGGATCCAGATCCTGCACGTGGTCGGCCCGAAGAACGAACTGCCGCGCATCGACAACATGCCCGGGATGCCGCCCTACGTCCCGGTACCGTACGTGGACCGGATGGATCTCGCGTACGCCGCGGCCGACATGATGCTCTGCCGCGCGGGCGCGATGACCGTCGCCGAACTCTCCGCCGTCGGGCTGCCCGCCGCCTACGTCCCGCTGCCGATCGGCAACGGCGAACAGCGGCTCAACGCCCAGCCGGTGGTCAACGCCGGCGGCGGTCTGCTGGTGGACGACGCGGCGCTCACCCCCGAGTGGGTGCAGAGCAATGTCCTCCCGGTGCTTGCGGATCCGCACCGTTTGTATGAAATGTCCCGCGCCGCCGCCGAGTTCGGCCGCAGGGATGCCGACGACCTGCTCGTCGGCATGGTGTACGAGGCGATTGCCGCACGCCGCAACGCGTGAGGCGGGCGGGTCCGGGGGTGATGCCCCCGGACCCGGCATAAGGAGCGAGCGTGGCCGGACCGACGACCGCCCGGCGCGGTACAGGGCAGCAGCAGGACGAACCGGCCCGCCCACCGCGCCCCACCAGGCGCAGACTGCCCAGCCGCAGACTGCTGACCGTGATCACCGTCGGCGTCCTGCTGCTCGTTTCCGGGTCCGTCTGGGCGCTCTACGGCTCGTCCTGGCTCCGGGCCGAACAGGTCACGATCACCGGTGTCGACGTACTGACCCCGGCCGAGGTGGAGGCCGTCGCCGCGGTGCCGATCGGGGCCCCGATGGTTTCCGTGGACACGGATGCCATCGCGGACCGGTTGCGCCAGAAGTTGCCCCGTATCGACTCGGTGGATGTCGTACGGTCATGGCCGCACGGCATCGGACTTAAAGTGACCGAACGCAAACCGGTCCTGTTGATGAAAAAGGACACAAAGTTCATTGAAGTGGACGTGAAAGGTGTCCGTTTCGCCACGGTGGACAGGGCGCCGAAGCGCGTACCGCTGCTCGAACTGACCCCCGATCAGTCGGCGAGTCTGCGCCGCTTCGGCAGCGGCCGGCTGGTGCGGGAAGCGGTCCGGGTAGCGGGCGAACTCCCCGTTGCAGTCGCCAAGGACACCCGGGTCGTGCGGGTCACCTCGTACGATTCGATCTCCCTGGAGCTGACCGGTGACCGTACGGTGGTCTGGGGCAGCGGCGAAGAGGGGCCGGTGAAGGCAAGAGTCCTCACCGCTCTCATGAAAGCGGGTCCCAAAGCGGGACACTTCGACGTGAGTGCACCCACCGCTCCCGCGGTGTCGGGCAGTTGACGCGCATTTGGCCTGGCCAGCACCCTGGTTGGTCAGCGCTACGGGTGATCACATAGGGTGAAAAGAAAAACGGGAGGTTCGGCGTGTTCGTTGAACGTGCGCCACTTGTCGACTTAGTGTCCTGTTCGGAAGAGTCCAAGAAGCAGACACACTGGTAACCCTAAACTTCAACGTTAGGGTTTGGGTCGGCGTTCGGACCGTCCCAATCGGCATCAGTCGTCGCCGCGGGAGATCCGCGAAGCGACGACACGTAACTCGAGGCGAGAGGCCTTCGACGTGGCAGCACCGCAGAACTACCTCGCAGTCATCAAGGTCATCGGTGTCGGCGGCGGTGGTGTCAATGCCATCAACCGAATGATCGAGGTCGGTCTCAAGGGCGTCGAGTTCATCGCGATCAACACTGATGCGCAAGCCCTGTTGATGAGCGACGCCGACGTCAAGCTCGACGTCGGCCGTGAACTCACCCGCGGCCTCGGCGCCGGGGCCAACCCGGCCGTCGGTCGTAAGGCGGCAGAGGACCACCGTGAGGAGATCGAGGAGGTCCTCAAGGGGGCCGACATGGTCTTCGTCACCGCCGGAGAAGGCGGCGGCACCGGCACCGGCGGCGCGCCCGTCGTCGCCAACATCGCTCGCTCGCTCGGCGCCCTCACGATCGGTGTGGTCACCCGCCCGTTCACCTTCGAGGGCCGGCGTCGCGCGAACCAGGCGGAGGACGGCATCGCCGAGCTCCGCGAAGAGGTCGACACCCTCATCGTCATTCCCAACGACCGACTGCTGTCCATCTCGGACCGTCAGGTCAGCGTGCTCGACGCGTTCAAGTCGGCCGACCAGGTACTGCTCTCGGGTGTCCAGGGCATCACCGACCTCATCACCACCCCGGGTCTGATCAACCTCGACTTCGCCGACGTCAAGTCGGTCATGTCCGAGGCCGGATCGGCGCTCATGGGCATCGGCTCGGCCCGCGGTGACGACCGCGCGGTGGCCGCGGCCGAGATGGCGATCTCCTCGCCGCTCCTGGAGGCGTCCATCGACGGCGCCCGCGGTGTCCTGCTCTCCATCTCCGGCGGCAGCGACCTCGGTCTCTTCGAGATCAACGAGGCCGCCCAGCTGGTGAGTGAGGCGGCCCACCCGGAGGCGAACATCATCTTCGGTGCGGTCATCGACGACGCACTGGGCGACGAGGTGCGGGTCACCGTGATCGCTGCGGGCTTCGACGGCGGACAGCCGCCGGCGCGTCGCGAGAACGTCCTCGGTGCGGGCGCCGGCAAGCGCGAGGAGCAGGCTCCGCCGGTCCGGTCCGCCGAGCCGGTGCGCCAGTCCGGCGGGCTCGGTTCCGTGCCCGTGCGCGAGGAGGCCCCGGCCGAGTCCGTGCCGGTGGCGAACGAGACCTCGATGTCGCCGGTCTCCCAGCCGCACGTCCCGCCGGCCCGTCCCTCCTACCAGGACACCCAGGCCGAAGAGCTGGATGTTCCGGACTTCTTGAAGTGATAGGCCGGCACCACGCAGTGACCGCAGTGTCCTCCGTGTCCTCGGGGGGTGGCGCTCACTTCGCCTTCACCGACAGGTGGGGTGGGGTGAGCGCCGCTCCGTACGGGGAGCTCAACCTCGGCGGCGCGGTCGGGGACGACTCCGCCGCCGTTCTCGCCAATCGCGAGCGCGCCGCCCGAGGCCTCGGTCTCGACCCGGCACGGGTCGTCTGGATGAACCAGGTGCACGGGCGGGACGTGGCGGTGGTCGACGGGCCCTGGCCGGACGGTTCCGAGATTCCCGCGGTGGACGCGGTGGTGACCGCGCGACGCGGACTCCCGCTCGCCGTGCTCACCGCCGACTGCACCCCCGTACTCCTCGCCGACCCGGTCGCCGGGATCGCGGCAGCGGCACACGCCGGCCGGCCCGGTCTGGTCGCCGGAGTCGTTCCCGCGGTGGTCGAGGCCATGGTGGCGCTCGGTGCGGAGCCCTCCCGGATCACCGCGCACACCGGCCCGGCCGTCTGCGGACGGTGTTACGAAGTCCCGGCGGCAATGCGGTCCGAGGTCGCCGAGGCGGTTCCCGGATCGTGGTCCGAGACCAGTTGGGGGACGCCGGCCGTGGATGTCACCGCCGGGGTCCATGCCCAACTCGAAGCGCTAGGGGTGCGGGACCGGCACAAGTCGCCCGCCTGCACCCTGGAATCGGGCGACCACTTCTCGTACCGCCGCGACCGCACCACCGGGCGGCTCGCCGGATATGTCTGGTTGGACTGATAGGGCATGACGGACCGTAGAACTCAACTCGCCGCAAATCTGGCACAGGTGGAGCAACGTATTGCTTCCGCCTGTGCCGCCGCCGGTCGCAAAAGGGAAGAAGTGACCCTCGTCGTGGTCACGAAGACCTATCCGGCGAGCGATGTGCGGATCCTGCATGAACTCGGTGTGCGTCATGTCGCGGAGAATCGTGACCAGGACGCGGCACCCAAGGCAGCCGCTTGTGCGGATCTGTCGCTCACATGGCACTTTGTCGGACAACTGCAGACGAACAAGGTTCGTTCTGTGGCGAGTTATGCCGATGTAGTGCAGTCGGTCGACCGGACCAAGTTGGTCACGGCCCTCTCGGCCGCCGCCGTGCGCGGCGGGCGTGAACTCGGGTGTCTCATCCAGGTCGCCCTCGACGCGGAGAGCGGTGAGCGCGGTGACCGGGGCGGCGTCGCGCCGGACAGGATCGAGGAGTTGGCCGACGCGGTGGCCGCCGCTCCGGGGCTCCGGCTCGACGGTCTGATGACCGTGGCCCCGCTCGCCGGAACGTACGCCGGGCGGCAACGCGCGGCATTCGACCGGCTGATGGAATTCTCATCCCGCCTGCGCGGGAACCATCCGGCTGCGAACATGGTCTCTGCAGGGATGAGCGCGGACCTCGAGGAAGCGGTTGCGGCCGGAGCGACACATGTGCGCGTCGGTACTGCGGTACTCGGAGTCCGACCCGGGCTCGGGTAACGTCGCCAAGCAAGTCGGACCACAGCAGAAAATATGGTCATTCCCGCCTTTGGCGGGCAGGCCTGAGTGGATCGCGGGCACTTGGTGACAGGTTCCGATCCACCACAGAGCGGAGGACTCAGAGCATGGCCGGCGCGATGCGCAAGATGGCGGTCTACCTCGGCCTCGTGGAGGACGATGGGTACGACGGTCCGGGGTTCGACCCCGACGACGAATTCGAACCCGAGCCGGAGCCGGAGCGTGACCGGCGGCGGCACCAGCCCGCGCATCAGGTGGAGCGGGACCGTGAGCGGGACGAACCGGTACGAGTGGTGCAGCCGCCCGCGCAGCGGGAGCCCGTCCAGATCTCGGCGGAGAGCGTGCGACCCGCCCGAATCGCGCCCGTGGCATCCATCACACCTGAACGCCCCAACATGGAGAAGAACGCACCGGTGATCATGCCCAAGGTCGTGTCCGAGCGGGAGCCCTACCGGATCACCACGCTGCACCCCCGGACCTACAACGAGGCCCGTACCATCGGGGAACACTTCCGTGAGGGCACTCCGGTGATCATGAATCTCACGGAGATGGACGATACGGACGCGAAGCGACTTGTCGACTTTGCGGCAGGACTCGTCTTCGGTCTCCATGGCAGCATTGAACGGGTGACGCAGAAGGTGTTCCTGTTGTCGCCTGCTAACGTCGATGTCACGGCGGAGGACAAGGCCCGCATCGCTGAGGGCGGATTCTTCAACCAGAGCTGAGAACACGACACCGGGAACGACCCCGGCCGAGAGGCCGGAGCTACGAGAGCCAGGGGAGAGGGAAGCGCGAAATGGGCGTCGCACTGCAGGTTGTCTATATCGCGCTGATGTGTTTCCTCATCGTGCTGATCTTCCGGCTGGTCATGGACTACGTCTTCCAGTTCGCACGTTCATGGCAGCCCGGCAAGCCGATGGTGGTGCTTCTTGAGGCCACCTACACTGTCACCGATCCACCGCTCAAGCTTCTGCGGCGGTTCATTCCGCCGCTGCGTCTCGGGGGCGTGGCACTCGACCTGTCCTTCTTCGTTCTGATGATCATCGTCTACATCCTGATCGCGATTGTGACCAGGCTGTGAACGATACGGTCTTGCCGACTGCCGACGACTACGTAGAGGTGAAGAAGAGATGCCGCTGACCCCCGAGGACGTGCGGAACAAGCAGTTCACGACCGTCCGTCTCCGAGAAGGCTATGACGAGGACGAGGTCGATGCCTTCCTGGACGAGGTCGAGTCCGAGCTGACCCGCCTGCTCCGTGAGAACGAGGACCTGCGCGCCAAGCTGGCCGCCGCCACGCGTGCCGCCGCGCAGAACCAGCAGCAGGGCATGCGGAAGCCGGAGCCGCAGGACCGGCCCGGGGCACCCGTGCCCGCCGCCATATCGGGTCCGCCGGTCCAGCAGCAGCCCCCGCAGATGGGTCCCCCCCAGCTGCCCGGTGGTGCTCCGCAGCTGCCCGCCGGTCCCAGCGGTCACGGTCCGGGTCAGCACGGCCCCGGCCCTCAGGGTCAGCACGGCCCCGGCCCGATGCAGGGCGGCCCCATGGGCGGTCCCATGGGTCACGCACCGCAGCAGATGCAGCAGATGCAGCAGATGCAGCCGCCGCAGATGCAGCAGCCCGGTCAGGGACCCGGTGGCGACAGCGCCGCCCGTGTCCTCTCGCTCGCGCAGCAGACCGCCGACCAGGCGATCGCGGAGGCCCGTTCCGAGGCCAACAAGATCGTCGGCGAGGCACGGAGCCGTGCCGAGGGCCTGGAGCGCGACGCGCGTGCCAAGGCGGACGCACTGGAGCGGGACGCGCAGGAGAAGCACCGCGTGGCGATGGGCTCGCTGGAGTCGGCCCGCGCGACGCTGGAGCGCAAGGTCGAGGACCTGCGCGGCTTCGAGCGCGAGTACCGGACCAGGCTGAAGTCCTACCTGGAGAGCCAGCTGCGTCAGCTGGAGACCCAGGCCGACGACTCGCTGGCCCCGCCGCGGACCCCGGCTGCCGCTTCGCTGCCGCCGTCGCCCTCGCTGGCTCCGGCCGGTGCGGGTGCCATGGGACACACCATGGGTGGCAACCACGGTGGTCACGGTGGCCCGCAGATGGGCGGCAACCCGTCCATGGGCGCCGGACCGTCCTACGGTGGCCAGCAGCAGATGTCGCCGGCCATGACCCAGCCGATGGCACCGGTGCGGCCGCAGGCGCCGCAGCCGATGCAGCAGGCGCCGTCGCCGATGCGTGGGTTCCTCATCGACGAGGACGACAACTGAGCGGCTCGCGCGCGCTGAGCGCGTAGCCGTCGGCAGGCTGAGGGCCGGGCCCCGGGGATTTCCCCGGGGCCCGGCCCTTTTGCCGTGTGCAGCGGGTGCGGGTACGCCTGCGGCGGTCCTTGTCCCCGCCCCGCCCCGTTAGCCGCCCCGGACCACGGGCCGCAGTCGCAGACGAGGCTGAGGAGCCGGCCCCTCCGGCGATAGCGGAGCAGCGAAAAGGCCCGGCCGGAAAGTTTCCGGCCGGGCCTTTTCGCTGCTCCGGTGCGGGTTACTGCTCCGTCTTGCGGAGGCGGAACGTGAGGGACAGGCCCTCGTCCTCGAACGGGGCGCCGTACGCCTCGTCCGCCTCGCCCTCCGCGTAGTCCAGCGCCAGCACCTCGTCCGCGATCAGCGGCGCATGCTCGGTCAGGGCCTCCACCGTCGCCGGCGACGTGGACGTCCAGCGGACGGCGATGCGGTCCGCGACGTCCAGGCCGCTGTTCTTGCGGGCCTCCTGGATCAGCCGGATCGCGTCACGGGCCAGCCCCGCGCGCCGCAGTTCCGGGGTGATCTCCAGGTCCAGAGCGACTGTCGCGCCCGAATCGGACGCCACCGACCAGCCCTCGCGCGGCGTCTCGGTGATGATCACCTCGTCGGGGGAGAGGGTGACCTGCTCGCCGTCCACCTCGACCGACGCCGTGCCCTCGCGCAGGGCCAGCGAGAGTGCCGCCGCGTCGGCGTTCGCCACGGCCTTCGCGACCGCCTGGACGCCCTTGCCGAACCGCTTGCCCAGCGCCCGGAAGTTCGCCTTCGCCGTCGTGTCGACCAGCGAGCCGCCGACCTCCGAGAGGGAGGCCAGCGAGGAGACGTTCAGCTCCTCGGTGATCTGGGCGTGCAGGTCGGGGGAGAGCGCGTCGAAGCCCGACGCCGCGACCAGCGCCCGGGAGAGCGGCTGGCGGGTCTTGACGCCCGACTCCGCGCGCGTGGCCCGGCCGAGCTCGACCAGGCGGCGTACCAGCGCCATCTGGGTGGAGAGGGCCGGGTCGATGGCCGCGAGGTCCGCCTTCGGCCAGCTGGAGAGGTGGACCGACTCGGGGGCGTCCACGGTGACCGGGACGACCAGGTCCTGCCAGACCCGCTCGGTGAGGAACGGGGTCAGCGGGGCCATCAGCCGGGTGACCGTCTCGACGACCTCGTGCAGGGTGCGCAGCGCCGCCTTGTCGCCCTGCCAGAAGCGGCGACGGGAGCGGCGCACGTACCAGTTGGACAGGTCGTCCACGAACGCGGAGAGGAGCTTGCCGGCACGCTGGGTGTCGTAGCCCTCAAGTGCCTGCGTGACCTGGTCCACCAACGCGTTCAGCTCGCTGAGCAGCCAGCGGTCCAGGACCGTGCGGTCCGCCGGGGCCGGGTCGGCCGCGGACGGCGCCCAGTTCGACGTACGGGCGTACAGGGCCTGGAAGGCGACCGTGTTCCAGTACGTGAGGAGGGTCTTGCGCACGACCTCCTGGATCGTGCCGTGGCCCACGCGCCGCGCCGCCC harbors:
- a CDS encoding cell division protein FtsQ/DivIB, giving the protein MAGPTTARRGTGQQQDEPARPPRPTRRRLPSRRLLTVITVGVLLLVSGSVWALYGSSWLRAEQVTITGVDVLTPAEVEAVAAVPIGAPMVSVDTDAIADRLRQKLPRIDSVDVVRSWPHGIGLKVTERKPVLLMKKDTKFIEVDVKGVRFATVDRAPKRVPLLELTPDQSASLRRFGSGRLVREAVRVAGELPVAVAKDTRVVRVTSYDSISLELTGDRTVVWGSGEEGPVKARVLTALMKAGPKAGHFDVSAPTAPAVSGS
- the ftsZ gene encoding cell division protein FtsZ, giving the protein MAAPQNYLAVIKVIGVGGGGVNAINRMIEVGLKGVEFIAINTDAQALLMSDADVKLDVGRELTRGLGAGANPAVGRKAAEDHREEIEEVLKGADMVFVTAGEGGGTGTGGAPVVANIARSLGALTIGVVTRPFTFEGRRRANQAEDGIAELREEVDTLIVIPNDRLLSISDRQVSVLDAFKSADQVLLSGVQGITDLITTPGLINLDFADVKSVMSEAGSALMGIGSARGDDRAVAAAEMAISSPLLEASIDGARGVLLSISGGSDLGLFEINEAAQLVSEAAHPEANIIFGAVIDDALGDEVRVTVIAAGFDGGQPPARRENVLGAGAGKREEQAPPVRSAEPVRQSGGLGSVPVREEAPAESVPVANETSMSPVSQPHVPPARPSYQDTQAEELDVPDFLK
- the pgeF gene encoding peptidoglycan editing factor PgeF, whose protein sequence is MIGRHHAVTAVSSVSSGGGAHFAFTDRWGGVSAAPYGELNLGGAVGDDSAAVLANRERAARGLGLDPARVVWMNQVHGRDVAVVDGPWPDGSEIPAVDAVVTARRGLPLAVLTADCTPVLLADPVAGIAAAAHAGRPGLVAGVVPAVVEAMVALGAEPSRITAHTGPAVCGRCYEVPAAMRSEVAEAVPGSWSETSWGTPAVDVTAGVHAQLEALGVRDRHKSPACTLESGDHFSYRRDRTTGRLAGYVWLD
- a CDS encoding YggS family pyridoxal phosphate-dependent enzyme; amino-acid sequence: MTDRRTQLAANLAQVEQRIASACAAAGRKREEVTLVVVTKTYPASDVRILHELGVRHVAENRDQDAAPKAAACADLSLTWHFVGQLQTNKVRSVASYADVVQSVDRTKLVTALSAAAVRGGRELGCLIQVALDAESGERGDRGGVAPDRIEELADAVAAAPGLRLDGLMTVAPLAGTYAGRQRAAFDRLMEFSSRLRGNHPAANMVSAGMSADLEEAVAAGATHVRVGTAVLGVRPGLG
- a CDS encoding cell division protein SepF, translated to MAGAMRKMAVYLGLVEDDGYDGPGFDPDDEFEPEPEPERDRRRHQPAHQVERDRERDEPVRVVQPPAQREPVQISAESVRPARIAPVASITPERPNMEKNAPVIMPKVVSEREPYRITTLHPRTYNEARTIGEHFREGTPVIMNLTEMDDTDAKRLVDFAAGLVFGLHGSIERVTQKVFLLSPANVDVTAEDKARIAEGGFFNQS
- a CDS encoding YggT family protein, with translation MGVALQVVYIALMCFLIVLIFRLVMDYVFQFARSWQPGKPMVVLLEATYTVTDPPLKLLRRFIPPLRLGGVALDLSFFVLMIIVYILIAIVTRL
- a CDS encoding DivIVA domain-containing protein — its product is MPLTPEDVRNKQFTTVRLREGYDEDEVDAFLDEVESELTRLLRENEDLRAKLAAATRAAAQNQQQGMRKPEPQDRPGAPVPAAISGPPVQQQPPQMGPPQLPGGAPQLPAGPSGHGPGQHGPGPQGQHGPGPMQGGPMGGPMGHAPQQMQQMQQMQPPQMQQPGQGPGGDSAARVLSLAQQTADQAIAEARSEANKIVGEARSRAEGLERDARAKADALERDAQEKHRVAMGSLESARATLERKVEDLRGFEREYRTRLKSYLESQLRQLETQADDSLAPPRTPAAASLPPSPSLAPAGAGAMGHTMGGNHGGHGGPQMGGNPSMGAGPSYGGQQQMSPAMTQPMAPVRPQAPQPMQQAPSPMRGFLIDEDDN